The Lewinellaceae bacterium genome has a segment encoding these proteins:
- a CDS encoding efflux RND transporter permease subunit, producing the protein MNLSSLNIERPVLSSVLSIVIVIFGIIGFTFLGVREYPSVDPPIISVVANYPGANADVMESQITEPLEESINGISGIRTITSVSADGRSTVTVEFELDVDLEAAANDVRDRVSRSISSLPPDVEPPIVNKSDADATTIMALTIQSQNRSLLDLTNMADKMFKERLQTVKGIANIRIWGAKEYSMRLSLDPTKMSSLEIAPNDIRIALSKENVELPTGKIEGFRQELTIRTYGRLETEEDFNNLILAEKEGTIIRLKDVGQARIEALNKRTLLRGKGIIPMVGVAITPQPGANYIEIADDIYERVAAIEKELPEDVKVGYAFDNTEPIRAAIEEVKNTIFIAFALVVLVIFLFLRDWRTTFIPVIVMPISLIGVFFVLYGMGYSINILTLLGIVLSTGLVVDDAIVMLENIYQKIEKGMEPLKAAHEGAKEIFFAIISTSVSLIAVFMPVVFLSGLSGRLFREFGFVVGGAIVISTFISLTLTPMLASRLLKKRERHNNFYQVTEVFFVKLTEVYQKTLAKTIKIKWLSPLIILVALGTIYGVFQKIPSELAPMEDKGQFRVFSTAPEGTSYELMMDYMTSILEIVDTLSERDAYICVTSPGFGSSTSVNTGFIFMNLVNARDRDRSQQEIVADLFPKIAAKNFARSFIIQPQTIEVTRSFGGLPVQYVIQAPTLEKLKDVIPEFIKRAEVNPAFSVVDINLKFTKPELTITIDRDKARTLGVSVKDVAETLQLLFAGQRYGYFIRDGKQYQVIGEAARNYRDDPMDISMANVRAENGQLVKLTEVVNMEETSSPPQLYRYNRYVSATLNAGLNEGYTIGDGIAEMDKIAADLLDETFSTSLAGTSKELKESSSGLLFAFVLALILVFLTLAAQFESYVDPLIIMLTVPLALLGALLTLYFFGQTLNIFSQIGIIVLVGIVTKNGILIVEFANQKMKTSKTKTEAILEASTSRLRPILMTSMATVLGTLPIALALGGASTSRVPMGLVIIGGLLFSLGLTLYVIPAMYLLISRKKPQMT; encoded by the coding sequence ATGAATTTATCCTCCTTAAACATAGAAAGACCCGTACTTTCATCCGTATTATCTATTGTTATTGTCATTTTTGGCATAATAGGATTTACCTTTCTTGGAGTTCGGGAATACCCATCCGTTGATCCACCCATCATTTCAGTTGTGGCCAACTATCCAGGGGCGAATGCCGATGTGATGGAGTCTCAAATTACAGAACCGCTGGAAGAAAGCATCAACGGCATTTCAGGCATCCGTACCATTACTTCGGTATCAGCGGATGGCCGTTCTACGGTAACCGTGGAATTTGAACTGGATGTTGACCTGGAGGCTGCTGCCAATGATGTAAGAGACCGGGTGTCGCGTTCCATAAGTTCCCTGCCCCCTGATGTTGAGCCCCCGATCGTGAATAAGTCAGATGCTGATGCAACTACCATAATGGCCTTAACCATTCAATCCCAGAATAGAAGTTTACTGGATTTGACCAATATGGCTGACAAGATGTTCAAAGAACGTCTGCAAACAGTTAAGGGTATTGCCAATATAAGGATTTGGGGAGCCAAAGAATACAGTATGCGGCTTAGTCTGGATCCGACCAAAATGTCCTCACTGGAGATTGCACCAAATGACATCAGAATTGCATTAAGCAAAGAGAATGTCGAGCTTCCTACCGGTAAAATTGAAGGATTTCGCCAGGAATTAACGATTAGAACTTATGGGCGCTTAGAGACTGAAGAGGACTTTAACAACCTGATTCTTGCCGAAAAGGAAGGTACGATCATTCGGCTGAAAGATGTGGGCCAAGCCAGAATAGAAGCCTTAAATAAGAGAACCTTACTTCGGGGGAAAGGAATTATCCCCATGGTAGGGGTGGCGATCACCCCTCAGCCCGGAGCCAATTACATCGAGATAGCAGACGACATCTATGAGCGGGTGGCGGCCATTGAAAAGGAATTGCCTGAAGATGTCAAAGTGGGGTATGCTTTTGATAATACAGAACCTATACGGGCGGCGATTGAAGAGGTTAAAAACACCATTTTTATCGCTTTTGCCCTGGTGGTACTCGTCATCTTTTTGTTCTTGCGTGACTGGCGCACAACGTTCATTCCGGTAATAGTCATGCCGATATCCCTGATTGGTGTATTTTTCGTCTTGTATGGTATGGGATATTCCATTAACATTCTCACCTTGCTCGGCATCGTACTTTCAACAGGATTGGTGGTTGATGATGCGATCGTCATGCTGGAAAATATCTATCAGAAGATCGAAAAAGGAATGGAGCCATTAAAGGCGGCGCATGAAGGGGCCAAGGAAATATTTTTTGCCATCATTTCTACATCGGTCAGTTTGATCGCTGTATTCATGCCGGTTGTTTTCCTTTCAGGACTATCCGGGCGATTGTTCAGAGAATTTGGATTTGTCGTGGGAGGAGCGATTGTCATATCTACTTTCATATCCCTGACCCTGACCCCAATGCTGGCTTCCAGACTGTTGAAAAAACGCGAAAGACACAATAACTTTTACCAGGTGACAGAGGTCTTTTTTGTTAAGTTGACGGAGGTCTACCAAAAAACACTGGCAAAAACCATAAAAATTAAATGGCTTTCTCCCCTTATCATCCTGGTGGCTTTGGGAACCATTTACGGGGTCTTTCAGAAAATACCGAGTGAGTTGGCACCGATGGAGGACAAAGGTCAGTTTAGGGTCTTTTCCACAGCTCCTGAAGGAACGAGTTACGAATTGATGATGGATTATATGACCTCCATTTTAGAGATAGTAGATACCCTTTCGGAGCGTGACGCCTATATATGTGTAACATCGCCTGGGTTTGGTTCCTCCACTTCGGTAAACACCGGGTTTATTTTCATGAATCTTGTCAATGCGCGGGACAGAGACCGGAGTCAACAAGAGATCGTGGCTGATTTGTTTCCCAAAATTGCCGCAAAGAATTTTGCACGATCATTTATAATCCAGCCACAAACCATTGAAGTGACCAGAAGTTTTGGGGGCCTGCCGGTTCAGTATGTTATACAGGCGCCAACATTAGAAAAACTGAAGGACGTCATCCCTGAGTTTATCAAAAGAGCGGAAGTCAATCCTGCTTTCAGTGTGGTGGATATCAATTTGAAATTCACAAAACCGGAATTGACGATTACCATTGACCGGGATAAAGCACGAACGTTAGGCGTTTCCGTTAAGGATGTGGCCGAAACCTTGCAACTGTTGTTTGCCGGGCAACGATATGGTTATTTCATCCGTGACGGAAAACAATACCAGGTTATTGGGGAAGCTGCCAGGAATTACCGTGATGACCCCATGGATATTTCAATGGCTAATGTGCGGGCTGAAAATGGTCAGTTAGTCAAATTAACGGAGGTGGTCAATATGGAGGAAACTTCCTCTCCACCGCAGCTTTATCGTTATAACCGATATGTGTCGGCTACCTTAAATGCCGGGTTGAATGAAGGATACACCATTGGGGATGGCATTGCCGAAATGGATAAAATAGCGGCTGATTTATTGGATGAAACGTTTTCAACTTCATTGGCCGGAACGTCCAAGGAATTGAAAGAAAGTTCCAGCGGACTTTTATTTGCCTTTGTTTTAGCTTTAATACTGGTGTTTTTGACGCTTGCCGCACAATTTGAATCCTATGTCGATCCATTAATTATCATGCTGACGGTGCCTTTGGCATTATTAGGGGCTTTGCTGACCTTGTATTTTTTCGGACAAACGCTCAACATCTTTTCGCAAATCGGGATTATTGTTTTGGTGGGTATCGTCACTAAAAACGGGATCCTGATTGTGGAGTTTGCCAACCAAAAAATGAAGACCTCCAAAACAAAAACGGAGGCCATTTTAGAAGCATCGACTTCCAGGTTGCGCCCCATCTTGATGACATCCATGGCTACGGTTCTTGGAACGCTGCCTATTGCTTTAGCCCTTGGCGGCGCTTCTACTTCCAGAGTGCCTATGGGCCTTGTCATTATCGGCGGATTGTTATTTTCATTGGGATTAACCCTGTACGTCATCCCGGCAATGTATTTATTAATTTCCCGGAAGAAACCACAAATGACATAA
- a CDS encoding TIR domain-containing protein, whose translation MDNHPRIFVSYAWSNSKYTDVIETDFSTAGIPIIRDKNSIKYTGSLKEFMDSIRFSDFVIALISPDYLKSKNCMYELTSVFKDIDYRNKICPIIVEPTKFYDVNGKIEYIKYWEEKKRMLNDKSAELEPMNALSIFKELKLIDQIYDQIDEILDFLSDSLNKNLDELRNDNYRPLLDRMGINEISHLSKLLEISKLKNDEQKMIALDEYEEKYAPNTFTYYFRAHNSVLNKEYLRAEVYYKKSLEHDENNSESLFRLGELYLAYLNKPEEAIKLLHAAVEINPKNEGALLDIGLYYFNILGDYETAAEYADKVIEINPRNEKGYNNLGGCYVMMDMKSKTYTYKEKVKSLILKSLEINPRYYDGLMSYGGYYIYYENNLERGREIQIMALSLRENKDIGSSSVLINDSTGEIKIILDN comes from the coding sequence ATGGATAATCACCCTAGAATATTCGTTTCATATGCGTGGAGTAACTCCAAATATACTGATGTAATAGAAACAGATTTCAGTACAGCAGGAATTCCAATAATTAGAGATAAAAATTCAATTAAATATACGGGAAGCTTAAAAGAGTTCATGGACTCTATCCGATTCAGTGATTTTGTTATTGCACTAATTAGCCCTGATTATCTAAAAAGTAAAAATTGTATGTATGAGCTTACTTCAGTTTTTAAGGATATCGATTATAGGAATAAAATCTGCCCAATAATAGTAGAGCCTACTAAGTTTTATGACGTAAATGGTAAAATAGAATACATAAAGTATTGGGAAGAAAAAAAGAGAATGCTTAATGATAAATCAGCAGAACTAGAACCAATGAACGCTTTATCCATTTTTAAAGAATTGAAGTTAATTGACCAGATTTATGATCAAATTGATGAGATTTTAGATTTTCTATCTGATTCTTTAAATAAAAATTTAGACGAACTTAGAAATGATAATTATAGACCATTATTAGATCGAATGGGAATTAATGAAATAAGTCATTTGTCTAAATTGTTAGAAATTTCAAAATTGAAGAATGATGAACAAAAAATGATTGCTTTAGATGAATATGAAGAGAAATATGCCCCGAACACATTTACATACTACTTTAGAGCTCATAATTCAGTATTAAATAAAGAATACCTAAGGGCTGAAGTCTACTATAAAAAGTCATTAGAACATGATGAAAATAATTCTGAGTCATTATTTAGATTAGGAGAACTATATTTGGCATATCTCAATAAACCAGAAGAGGCTATCAAGTTGTTGCATGCGGCAGTAGAAATTAATCCTAAAAATGAAGGAGCTCTACTTGATATTGGGCTTTATTATTTTAATATACTTGGTGACTATGAAACAGCGGCTGAATATGCAGACAAAGTAATAGAGATAAATCCAAGAAATGAAAAAGGGTATAATAATCTAGGTGGTTGCTATGTGATGATGGATATGAAAAGTAAAACCTACACTTATAAAGAAAAAGTAAAAAGTTTAATACTGAAATCACTAGAGATAAACCCTAGGTATTATGATGGATTAATGTCTTATGGTGGATATTATATATATTATGAAAATAATCTTGAGCGAGGAAGAGAAATTCAAATAATGGCTTTGTCCTTACGAGAAAATAAAGATATTGGAAGTTCTTCAGTATTAATAAACGATAGTACTGGAGAAATCAAAATCATTTTAGATAATTAA
- a CDS encoding TolC family protein, whose protein sequence is MSRHNKLLYPFLFVLMLMSISFPNVTQAQQVQGLKEIIQIGLDNNLNIAITKIAKERATINTGKGAAGMLPSVNLDASGSYAINNANQVFLDGRENSIKGGTNLSLNGGVRMDWTIYDGKRMFARKDILDIENDIAHINYLNQQLVLKAQITELYELMVLQKRHIAILDENIDYLSDFLELTKAKLDIGSGTKLDVLQANTDLNELTNNRDLMVLQYEVTQTELNTLLHRDANEPIQVDTQFLVVNKNIDPAFWEENARKNNLDLLSARKQNEITLKQVDLAKGGKLPQVNLNAGLNYGFLNSTTGFLVSNIAYGPYLGVTANYNLYDGKRVERENQIAQLNAMEAKLSTETLTKSIEHELQTEQQNYNFKQALYNRELENLDMAKENFDLAQQLYTSGRITQFELRQVFLQQLSINQRLIQAEYDKIMAYVRLMQLSGQDWF, encoded by the coding sequence ATGAGCAGACATAACAAACTTTTATACCCATTTTTATTTGTGCTGATGTTGATGAGCATTTCCTTTCCGAATGTCACCCAGGCACAACAGGTTCAAGGCTTGAAAGAAATCATCCAGATCGGACTGGATAATAATCTTAATATCGCCATTACGAAAATTGCCAAAGAAAGAGCCACCATTAACACAGGAAAAGGCGCCGCCGGTATGCTTCCCAGTGTAAATTTGGACGCATCTGGATCCTATGCGATCAATAACGCAAACCAGGTTTTTCTCGATGGTCGTGAAAATTCAATCAAAGGGGGGACTAACTTGTCGTTGAACGGTGGGGTTCGTATGGATTGGACGATTTATGACGGAAAGAGAATGTTTGCCAGAAAAGATATTTTGGATATTGAAAATGACATCGCTCATATCAATTACCTCAATCAGCAATTGGTTTTGAAGGCACAAATTACGGAGCTTTACGAGTTGATGGTATTGCAAAAAAGGCATATTGCCATCCTGGACGAAAACATTGATTATTTGTCGGATTTCCTAGAACTCACCAAAGCTAAATTAGACATTGGTTCGGGTACGAAATTAGATGTGTTGCAAGCCAATACCGACCTTAACGAGTTGACAAACAACCGTGACCTGATGGTTTTACAATACGAGGTCACCCAGACTGAACTCAACACCCTGCTCCATCGCGATGCCAATGAACCGATACAGGTGGATACACAATTTTTGGTGGTGAATAAAAATATAGATCCTGCGTTTTGGGAGGAAAATGCCCGAAAGAACAATCTTGATTTACTGTCTGCCAGGAAACAGAATGAGATCACCCTAAAGCAGGTGGATTTGGCCAAAGGCGGAAAATTGCCACAAGTCAATCTCAATGCAGGGCTCAATTATGGCTTCCTGAATTCCACGACAGGATTCCTTGTGAGCAACATCGCTTACGGTCCTTACCTGGGCGTTACCGCCAATTATAATCTATATGATGGCAAGCGGGTAGAGCGGGAAAATCAAATTGCCCAACTCAATGCAATGGAAGCAAAGTTATCCACGGAAACGCTGACGAAAAGCATTGAGCATGAGCTTCAAACAGAGCAGCAAAATTATAACTTTAAACAAGCATTGTACAATCGCGAACTTGAAAACCTCGACATGGCTAAAGAAAACTTCGATCTGGCCCAACAACTATACACCAGTGGCCGAATCACACAATTTGAATTGCGACAGGTTTTTTTACAACAGTTAAGCATCAATCAACGGCTCATTCAGGCTGAATATGACAAAATTATGGCCTATGTACGATTGATGCAACTCTCCGGCCAGGATTGGTTTTAG
- a CDS encoding M15 family metallopeptidase, with amino-acid sequence MNYKKRNNLPFTFILFCLGLLYSCALKPPHEKGDFKDSDLVELIKLDSTLKLDIRYASDNNFVGRPVYTEARAFLQRPAAEALVEVNNELKPLGYRLLIFDGYRPWSVTKMFWDITPEEDKKFVADPKEGSRHNRGCAVDLTLYEISSGKEVQMPGEYDEMSERSYPDFNGGTDEQRKMRDLLRNKMEAHGFNVYEYEWWHFDFKDWRKYRIQNIQFSAIGTN; translated from the coding sequence ATGAACTACAAAAAAAGAAACAACCTGCCATTCACATTTATCCTCTTTTGTTTAGGACTCCTTTACAGTTGCGCGTTAAAGCCGCCCCATGAAAAAGGGGATTTCAAAGATTCAGATCTGGTTGAATTAATCAAACTTGATTCCACCCTTAAACTAGATATCAGGTACGCTTCGGACAATAATTTTGTTGGCAGGCCTGTCTATACCGAAGCGAGAGCTTTTCTACAGCGTCCGGCAGCAGAGGCTCTGGTTGAAGTAAATAACGAATTAAAACCGCTGGGTTACAGGTTGTTGATTTTTGATGGGTATCGCCCCTGGAGCGTAACCAAAATGTTTTGGGATATCACCCCGGAAGAGGACAAAAAATTTGTGGCAGACCCCAAAGAAGGTTCACGACATAACAGGGGATGCGCCGTAGATTTAACCTTGTATGAAATTTCTTCCGGAAAAGAAGTTCAGATGCCGGGAGAGTATGATGAAATGAGCGAGCGCTCTTATCCAGATTTCAACGGAGGCACTGACGAACAACGGAAAATGAGGGATTTGTTGAGAAACAAAATGGAAGCCCATGGTTTCAATGTTTATGAATATGAATGGTGGCATTTTGATTTTAAAGACTGGAGAAAGTATCGTATTCAAAACATTCAGTTTTCAGCAATAGGGACAAATTAA
- the katG gene encoding catalase/peroxidase HPI — translation MDDKKNKDISNGASGNQESKCPFTGGAVKHSAGKGTSNRDWWPNALNLNILRQHSSLSNPMGEDFNYAEEFKTLDLGAVKKDIFDLMTDSQDWWPADYGHYGPFFIRMAWHSAGTYRISDGRGGAGSGTQRFAPLNSWPDNVNLDKARLLLWPIKQKYGKKISWADLMILAGNCALESMGFKTFGFAGGREDVWETEQDIYWGSEGEWLGDKRYTGDRELENPLGAVQMGLIYVNPEGPNGNPDPLAAARDIRETFGRMAMNDYETVALIAGGHTFGKTHGAGDPGKYVGPEPAGASIEEQGLGWKNTLGSGHGVDTISSGLEGAWTTTPTKWSNNFFWNLFGYEWELTKSPAGAQQWIPKHGMGADSVPDAHDPSKRHTPVMLTTDLSLRMDPAYEKISRRFHENPDEFADAFARAWFKLTHRDMGPLARYIGPEVPEEVLIWQDPVPAVTHELIDDKDIAALKGKILSSGLTVSQLVSTAWASASTFRGSDKRGGANGARIRLAPQKDWEVNNPAQLAIVLETLEGIQKAFNSAQSGSKRVSLADLIVLGGSAGLEQAAKNAGQEVTVPFTPGRADASQEQTDVESFAALEPAADGFRNYYMPKHAASAEEMLVDRAQLLTLTVPEMTVLVGGMRVLNTNFDQSQHGVFTKHPEALTNDFFLNLLDLGTTWKATSEAQNVFEGRDRKTGEVKWTGTRADLIFGSNSELRALAEVYGCADSKEKFLKDFVAAWTKVMNLDRFDLA, via the coding sequence ATGGATGACAAGAAAAATAAGGACATCTCAAATGGAGCTTCAGGCAACCAGGAAAGCAAGTGTCCGTTTACTGGTGGAGCAGTAAAGCACAGCGCTGGCAAAGGAACGTCAAATCGTGACTGGTGGCCCAATGCTCTGAATTTAAACATCCTTCGTCAACACTCTTCCCTGTCCAACCCAATGGGCGAGGACTTTAACTACGCGGAGGAATTCAAAACCCTTGACCTGGGTGCCGTCAAGAAAGACATCTTCGATCTGATGACGGATTCCCAGGACTGGTGGCCGGCTGATTACGGTCATTATGGCCCGTTTTTTATTCGCATGGCCTGGCACAGTGCCGGCACTTACCGAATCTCTGACGGACGTGGCGGGGCGGGATCTGGTACTCAGCGTTTTGCGCCACTCAACAGCTGGCCCGACAATGTGAACCTCGACAAGGCACGATTGCTGCTTTGGCCAATCAAACAAAAATACGGCAAGAAAATTTCCTGGGCGGATTTGATGATCCTCGCGGGGAACTGTGCACTGGAGTCAATGGGCTTCAAGACTTTTGGCTTCGCAGGAGGACGTGAAGATGTTTGGGAGACTGAGCAAGACATCTATTGGGGATCTGAAGGCGAATGGCTGGGAGACAAAAGATATACCGGTGACCGCGAACTGGAAAACCCTCTGGGTGCCGTTCAGATGGGCCTGATCTATGTGAATCCGGAAGGCCCTAATGGGAATCCTGATCCGCTCGCAGCGGCCCGTGACATTCGTGAAACTTTTGGCCGTATGGCGATGAATGACTACGAAACGGTTGCACTCATTGCCGGGGGGCATACTTTTGGAAAAACCCATGGTGCAGGCGATCCGGGTAAATACGTGGGGCCGGAACCCGCAGGAGCGAGCATCGAAGAGCAGGGCCTCGGATGGAAAAATACTTTAGGCAGTGGCCATGGAGTCGATACCATCTCCAGTGGTCTCGAAGGAGCCTGGACGACGACGCCTACGAAGTGGAGCAATAATTTTTTCTGGAACCTTTTCGGCTACGAATGGGAATTGACCAAAAGCCCGGCCGGTGCCCAGCAATGGATACCCAAACATGGCATGGGGGCCGATTCTGTCCCGGATGCACATGATCCATCAAAACGCCATACACCTGTCATGTTGACAACCGACCTCTCTTTGAGAATGGATCCTGCCTATGAAAAAATTTCAAGACGATTTCACGAAAATCCGGATGAATTCGCCGATGCTTTCGCCCGTGCATGGTTCAAGCTGACTCACCGCGACATGGGACCACTGGCGCGCTATATCGGTCCAGAGGTGCCGGAGGAAGTGCTTATCTGGCAAGACCCTGTACCTGCCGTTACCCATGAACTCATCGACGATAAGGATATCGCCGCGCTGAAGGGTAAGATCCTTTCTTCCGGTCTGACGGTATCCCAACTGGTATCTACTGCCTGGGCATCAGCATCAACATTCCGTGGCTCGGATAAACGTGGTGGTGCGAATGGTGCACGCATTCGTCTTGCCCCTCAAAAGGATTGGGAGGTAAACAATCCGGCTCAACTCGCTATCGTATTGGAAACGCTGGAGGGCATCCAAAAAGCATTCAACAGTGCCCAGTCAGGAAGCAAGAGGGTTTCGCTGGCTGACCTGATCGTGCTGGGCGGCAGCGCAGGCCTTGAACAGGCAGCTAAAAATGCCGGCCAGGAGGTCACGGTACCTTTTACACCCGGACGCGCCGATGCTTCACAGGAACAAACAGACGTGGAATCATTCGCAGCCCTCGAGCCGGCAGCAGACGGGTTCCGCAATTACTACATGCCTAAACATGCCGCCTCTGCAGAGGAAATGCTGGTGGACCGGGCACAACTTCTGACATTAACGGTGCCTGAAATGACAGTGCTTGTGGGCGGCATGAGAGTCCTGAATACGAACTTCGACCAGTCTCAACATGGTGTCTTCACTAAACATCCTGAAGCGCTTACCAATGACTTTTTCCTCAATCTCCTCGATTTAGGTACGACCTGGAAGGCGACTTCTGAGGCCCAAAACGTCTTTGAGGGCCGCGATCGTAAGACCGGCGAAGTCAAGTGGACCGGTACTCGTGCCGATCTCATCTTCGGTTCAAACTCGGAATTACGGGCACTCGCTGAAGTTTATGGATGTGCAGACTCCAAGGAGAAATTCCTAAAAGATTTCGTGGCTGCCTGGACCAAGGTGATGAATCTTGACCGATTCGACCTGGCCTGA
- a CDS encoding class I SAM-dependent methyltransferase, whose product MNYFQPKNTAERYASGRPDFHENTIGKVKQDLGIQDKLDKALDVACGTGLSTRALLKIADNIFGTDSSEEMLRFAHSNDRINYSVSTAENQPFPDSEFDIITVCSAIHWFNIDDFLLEASRLLKNDAYLVIYDNFFISEMKENEDFKHWFPNVYLKRFPSPVRNNNYDWDNGNLKRSHFILEKEVSFNNEVSFSKEKLMLYFTTQSNITAAIKQGSSYEEVEDWLNTELAPFFEDNKVTKTIYFGNWVKYLKRNH is encoded by the coding sequence ATGAACTATTTTCAACCTAAAAACACCGCCGAACGATACGCAAGTGGAAGACCAGACTTCCATGAAAATACTATTGGGAAAGTAAAGCAGGATTTGGGTATTCAGGATAAACTTGACAAAGCTTTAGATGTAGCTTGTGGGACCGGATTATCAACCAGGGCGCTATTGAAAATTGCCGATAATATTTTCGGAACAGACTCCTCCGAAGAAATGCTGAGGTTTGCCCATTCAAATGATAGGATTAACTATTCTGTTTCCACGGCAGAAAACCAGCCATTTCCGGATAGTGAATTTGATATCATTACCGTATGTTCTGCTATTCACTGGTTCAACATAGATGACTTTCTGCTGGAAGCCAGTCGGCTTTTGAAAAATGATGCTTACCTCGTTATCTATGATAACTTCTTTATTTCCGAGATGAAAGAAAATGAAGATTTCAAACATTGGTTTCCGAATGTTTATCTAAAGCGATTCCCTTCTCCTGTGAGGAATAATAATTATGATTGGGATAACGGGAACTTAAAAAGAAGCCATTTTATTCTCGAAAAGGAAGTGAGTTTTAATAATGAAGTGAGTTTTTCAAAGGAAAAATTAATGCTGTATTTTACCACTCAAAGCAATATTACAGCGGCCATAAAACAAGGGAGCAGCTACGAAGAAGTTGAAGATTGGCTGAATACAGAACTTGCTCCATTTTTTGAAGACAACAAGGTCACGAAAACCATTTATTTTGGGAATTGGGTGAAATATTTAAAACGAAACCATTAA
- a CDS encoding efflux RND transporter periplasmic adaptor subunit, producing the protein MRRILKIMVLVTISITLATCGQEDKQPANASGGPGTLFAEAVLPVHSTLVQKSNSTGSFIAEDNVVISSEVAGYLQSINFKEGEYKSKSSLLGKINDDELQARKSKLQVQLNYAQTELARAQKLVKIEAISKEELDKLQNDIDLLNADINILDVQIKKTNIYAPFSGRIGVRSISEGAYVTPGTKIAELYRTDPIKLEFYIPEKLAGEINPGDDVTFSIPASKDTFSTKIYLINPSMDENNRSLRIRCRVDNKANKFMPGGYADVYYSVERAVESLLIPAEAIIPILDGQKVLLSKNGKVVSQKVQVGMRTSESVQILSGITERDTVLVTGILSAVDGAPVKATLKEI; encoded by the coding sequence ATGCGAAGAATTTTAAAAATTATGGTTTTAGTAACCATAAGCATTACGCTTGCCACTTGTGGTCAGGAGGATAAACAACCTGCCAATGCATCCGGTGGTCCCGGAACATTGTTTGCGGAAGCTGTTTTACCGGTTCATTCCACTTTAGTGCAAAAGTCAAATTCCACGGGATCTTTTATAGCCGAAGACAATGTTGTGATTTCTTCCGAAGTAGCCGGGTATTTACAATCAATAAATTTTAAAGAAGGCGAATACAAATCAAAATCCTCTCTCTTGGGAAAAATAAATGATGATGAATTGCAAGCCCGGAAATCAAAGCTTCAAGTTCAGCTGAATTATGCCCAAACAGAATTAGCCAGAGCACAAAAACTGGTTAAAATCGAAGCGATCAGCAAGGAAGAACTGGACAAACTTCAAAATGATATTGACCTCCTTAATGCAGACATAAATATCCTGGATGTCCAAATCAAAAAAACAAATATTTACGCGCCTTTTTCAGGTAGAATTGGCGTTCGGTCTATCAGCGAGGGCGCTTATGTGACCCCTGGAACTAAAATTGCAGAATTGTATCGAACAGACCCGATCAAACTGGAGTTTTACATTCCTGAAAAACTGGCTGGAGAAATCAACCCGGGAGACGATGTCACTTTTTCAATACCTGCCAGTAAAGATACTTTTTCCACCAAAATATATCTCATCAATCCCAGCATGGATGAAAACAATCGATCCTTAAGGATCCGTTGCCGCGTGGACAATAAGGCCAACAAGTTTATGCCGGGAGGTTATGCCGATGTGTATTATTCCGTGGAAAGAGCAGTAGAATCATTGCTGATCCCTGCCGAGGCCATCATCCCTATTCTGGACGGGCAAAAAGTACTGCTCAGTAAAAATGGGAAAGTAGTTTCGCAAAAAGTACAGGTTGGCATGAGAACTTCCGAGTCGGTACAAATTCTCAGCGGAATCACAGAACGTGACACTGTTTTAGTAACGGGTATCCTGTCGGCAGTTGATGGTGCTCCTGTCAAAGCGACCTTAAAAGAGATATAA